DNA sequence from the Paenibacillus azoreducens genome:
TGCGTATGTCAATGAACAAATAGGGACCAATGCAGCGAGCAGTTATTATATCGGGGATTCCTGGCGCAATGACGTAGTAGGGGCGCTGGGAGCGGGATGGACCGCCGTCTGGTTCAACCACCGGCAGGTGCAAGCAGAAACGGAGCATCAGCCGCATTATACGGCAGCGGATTACCGGGAACTGGCGGGCATTTTGCTGGATTGATGGAAAGGAAGTCCATCCGTTTGGAAAAAAGATCCGAAGATTGATCCATTGGAGACGTGTTGTACGGCGGCTCACCGCTTAATGGGGGAGTCTTTTTAAAAGCGTGCGAAAGTGCATCTTTTTTCACCTGAATTGACCAAGAGTCACATTGAGCGGCGAAATAAATGCACTTTCGCAACAATTCTTTTAGAAACAAATATATAGCGTAAAAAGGTTGCACAATTGCAGGCTTTTGGACGAATGAACCAAACGAACCAACGAACCGAACGAGCCACGAACCGAATGAGGTGATCCGGAGCCTCGAAAAATAGCCCAGTCTCAGCACTGACACCTAATGTGTTTTTAATGACTCCCAGCAAAAGGTTGCAAAAGTGCATTTTTTACTTGCTCAACCTGCTAATTTAAGCTAAAAGCGTGCGAAAGTGCATCCTTTTTCACCTGAATTGACCAAGAGTCACATTGAGCAGCGAAATAAATGCACTTTCGCAACAATTCTTTTAAAAACGAATATATAGCGTAAAAAGGTTGCACAATTGCAGGCTTTTGGACGAACGAACCGAACGAACCGAACGAGCCACGAACCAAACGATCCACGAACCAAACGATCCAACGAACTGAACGAGGTGATCCGGAGCCTCGAAAAATAGCCCAGTCTGAGCACTGACTCCTAATGTGTTTTTAATGACTCCCAGCAAAAGGTTGCAAAAGTGCATTTTTTACTGGCTCAATCGGCTAATTTAAGCTAAAAGCGTGCGAAAGTGCATCCTTTTTCACCTGAATTGACCAAGAGTCACATTGAGCAGCGAAATAAATGCACTTTCGCAACAATTCTTTTAAAAACAAATATATAGCGTAAAAAGGTTGCACAATTGCAGGCTTTTGGATGAACGAACCGAACGAGCCACGAACCAAACGAACCGAACGTGCCAACGAACCAATCGATCCAATCCGGAGCCCGAATAAACGATTGGCTATACCTGTTCATCCCTGGATGATAAGGTAACCGGAGACCGAAATTAAAAAGGCGGTGCAGGAATGGGTTCCTGCGCCGCCTTTTTTGACATATCAAAGTATAAACTTCCGGGGTCCCCGCAAAGTAATCGGAATAAGCTTCAAAGGCTGCACGTCACTCAGTACTTTTGCTTCGCAAAAGCGCCCCGCTGCGAGAGGCGTCGGACTTCTTTCCGATACTCTTTGTGGGGATATTCTGGGATGATGTTTAAAATCAAACGAATGGTTCTATTAAATTGAAACTCCATCATGTGGTTGACCGCCGCCCATACAGATGCATCCCCGCTCAGGAGCTGCGCCCGATGGGAACCCTTGTTCAGTTTCGAAGCCCCCGCATTAAGATTCTATGGGGTTTTCGTCTGAAGGCGGGGGAGCCGCCGGGCCGTTTTTGCGTTTGTACAAAAACCGGGATACCAGCATCCCCAGCGCTCCGAGTCCGATAAAGAGGATTGCCCGGACAGCGACGGATACGCCCGGAAGATCTACGATAATCACTTTCACCAAAGTGAGAAAAAGCAGGGCCAAGCCCGCGAAACGCACCATCAGTTTTTGGAACAATACGCCGCAGACGATAACGACAATAGCGTATGCGGCCCATACCGCAGACAGAATAAGGTGTCTCAGATCGAAGGTCAGATCGGCAGTCAGCACATTCGTGATCTGAGTCAAAAAGATGATCATCAGCAGGGCGTCGACCCACATCAGAACATCCGGCAGATTGCGAATGGAGATTCGTTCCTCCATCCGGCGCAAGAAATAAGCCAAGACCGCCAGACTGATCAGCAGAATCAGCCAGGAAAGGCTTTCGGCCGAGATGATGTCATGAATGGCCAGGATAATGGTTTGGGACACGCCATAAGCCATTGCCGCCGCTGCCGTAATTTGCTGCATATAGCTGGAAATTCTGAAGCCCAGTAAAAGTCCGGCCGTGCCGATGACAATCGCTGCTGCCGGCGAATAGCTGTGATTCAAGATGTCCACTGCCCATAAGAACCAAGCGGCGGTCGCCATTGAAATAAATACGGGAGACTGTTCGGACCGGATATGCTTGACAAAAGCGGCAAGGCTGTAAATAAGCGCCCAAGCGATCAGCATCAGCGGTCTCCAGTGTATGCCATCACCGATGGCCGGATAAAGCGCATAAATCCAGAGCGCCATGAGGCCAAAGCCGGGGAACAGGGACAGAATTTCATCCAGTTTGCGGCGTTTGGCTCCCAAGAAAGCATAGGCCAACAAAGCGGCATGCTGTACAAATACGGCTGTGATGAAAACATGCCGGCTTCCCCTGAAATCTCCCGCAACGGAGCCGATCAATAAAGGCAGATGAAGCACGCCGATCGCAACATAATAGGCGGCTCGGAAATCGAATCTCAATGCGACGTAAACCATCGCAAGCGAGAACAAAGTTTCGTAGCCGGTAAATACCCAGGCATTCGGATGGGCGGAATGCACCAGAAACGGGATCAGGTAACCGGCAACGGTCGCGATGATGATAAGCGTCTGCGAACGACGGCGCAGCGCGGTAAAAACACAAAGCGCTATCGAAAGAATGTATAACGCGAATGCCAGGCCCGATGGAATCAGATCGTACAGCACATGCGCGGCGAATACGGATAAAATCAGTACTCCAATTGCTCCGCCAAGCAGCACTTGTCCGAGCGCTTCGCGTCGGCTGCGGATCTGCCTTTCGCCAAGCCAATACATGACGACGGCGGCGACTACGCCCAGAAGGCAGCGCACGGGTTCGGTCAAATAACCCGCTGTGACCGCAGCCGTGAATCCCCATAACACGCCAAGCAGCAAAACCACGATGAAGATACGGGGCAGCCATACCCTGGCGATCAGATGCTCCCAATCTTTGGGCGGCTTGGGCTGCATAGGAATATTCGGCCGCTGCGGATTGTTATAGGCATACGGATTCATCCCAGGCTGATTGGGAGGAGTCATGCCGCCTTGCGCCTGTCCGTAGCCGTAAGGAACCTGGCCTTGATAAGGCTGCGCGTTAACCCCGCTTTGTTGCTGCTGCTGATACCCCGGAATTCCGCTTTGCTGCTGCTGATGCTCCGGAACTCCGCTCCCCGGAATTCCCGGCTGCGCGAAGGGCTGCGTTGGCACCCCGGGCCGCCCGTGTGCAGCATAACCTTGCGGTATACCTGCTTCAGGCCGGTAACCTGTGTTAGGCGGAGGCGACTGAACTGCCTGCCCCGCCTGCTTCGTCTGCCCCGCATCGGACGGGATTCCTTCACGCCTCTCTTGGCGCAGCTGCGTCAGCTCGAGTTCCATATGCTTCATTTTGGTCTCAAGCTGCTCGATTCTCTTTTCCAAATCCAAAGGCTAACCACCCCTAAGATACCAAAATTTATGTATTTTACTTCGTAATTATAATAACACAGACCAAAGAGGTATGGACCTTGAAAATCCAACAACGTAGAAGCCCCATCTTGTGCAGACGGAGCATGTGCGCAAATTTATTTCAACCCGATGGTTGCGTTGCCGCGAATGATCTGTTTTTGGAAGACGAGAAATAACGGGATAAGCGGCAGCACCGAATGAGCGACCCCTTAACCTTAAGCAAAAACACGGCCGGCCTATTTCTTTTGTTCAAATTCTTCACGTCTCCTTTTTCTGATCAGAATCACGCTACCATCGCCTTCTAAAATAGATAACGCTTGCTATTATAGATTTTTTAGGCATAAATCAGGTTCTTCTATAAGGATCAGAGTTCGTATGAAACGGGACATGGAAGGCGGAGGACGCAAAAAAGCACCGCCGGGGCGGTGCCAGTCGAGAAAATTTTAGAAGCTGAAACTTAAGGTGCGGGAAATGTCTGATTTTCGGTTAAAACATTTTTGCCAGCGAAATCAATCCCGTGATGGTCACGACATTAAACAAAGTGGACAGCAGCACGGTTTGCGCGGCAAAATCAGGTTCGTTCGCATATTCCTCGGCGAGGATGGACGTATTGACGCCTGAAGGCATGCCGGATGCAATCAGGAGCGCTTGCGCAGGGATTCCCTTCAGACCAAGTGCGAATACAAGCCCGCAGCCGATGACTGGACCTATAATCAAGCGGATGAACAGGCTGATGTAAATATCGAGCCGATAAAGCCGGAGCGGATATTTGACGATTTGCGCCCCGAGCGTCAGCAGCGCGACCGCAACGAGAGACTGCTGGGCGTAGGTTAACGGCTGAGAAATGAACACAGGCAGCGGGACATGCAGAACATGCAGAAAAATCCCCAATACAAGGGCATAGGGGACAGGCATTTTCAGAAAGCCGATCACCATGCTCCGGTAATTTCCTTTCAGCTTCGCGCCTTGGATCGCGATCACTCCGTATGTAAAGGTCAACAGGCTTTGCAGTGACATAATGAGCGCTTGCATGGACCCGGCGAGCGGATCTCCCTTGAAGACAAGCGCATTGATCGGCATCCCGTAATTCCCGGAGTTATCAAGCATAATGCTGTTGTTAAAAGCGGCCCTCATACTGCTTGGGAACTTCATGGACCGGGCCACAATAGTTCCGATCAGCCACAGAATAAACACGTATAATCCATAAAATAAAACGACGGTCCCCAGAAGCGTACCCGACATGTCGGAATGATACATGCTCATAAAAACCGCCGCGGGCGTAATGAAATAAAAATTGATTTTGGACAGGGTATAAAGGTCAAGGCGAAAAATGCGCTGCATAAGAGAACCGCATCCGATCAGAACAAAAACAGGCAGCACAACTTCGAGTAATATCGTAACAATCATAGGATCAGCTTCCTTCACATTCATGATGTCATGGCAACTTTGCAACTCATTCATTATAGCATCGCTTTGCGGCCGGCAGGGTGGTGAAAATTCATATATTGCCGGAGATTTTTTTGAAAGAGCGCACGAAGCTGCAAAACGCCAAGTATCAGCTAAAGGAGCTTTCAGGGAATCTGCACAAGGAGGGGACATGAAATAGGTGCGGAGGGTATGGCTAACACTTACCAAAGAGATTTTTCGCCAAATTTCGCGAAAGCTTCAATTATTGGGTTTTAGTGGTTTTAGGCATTTTCGGCGAGGGTTGGTTATTTTGGGTGATTTCTTAAGCCCGCTGTATTACTGAGAGTTAAGTCTTTTTTCAAAAAGCAACGAGGTTTTTTTGTGGAATTATCTTCATTTTTTGGGATGATGGGCCGAAATAAATAACATACGCAAAATGATAATGCCGCTTGGGTATTAAGTCTTATGTAAATAAAAAAGCCCCGTGGTAACCGGCTCAGCCAGGCGGACGAAAAACACGCTTGATGCGAATGAGCAAAAAGGAGTCATCGCGAAATTTGACAAATTTAATCCGTTTTAACCTGGAGGTTATACCTATGTTATCCAATACGCAGCATGTACAGGGGAGTATCCAAGGCAGCCTGTTCAAAACGGATGTTCACGAACTTTATGCCAAGGCGCGAAACTGGAACGACCTGTCCCACGGCCATATCAGCCTTGCCCGTCATTTACTGGAGGAAGGCCTCTGCAAAGCTTCGCTAATCGTTGCCCATCTGGCCGTCAAGGCAAAGCTTAAACAAATATATCTGCAATCTGAAGGCGTATTCCCGCCTGAGGATATCTGTTACGAGGATCTGATTGACCGGACGAGGTCCTTTGCGGAAATCGATCTGGAAACCGAGTTATTCCTGAATACGCTGCATTATATCGCCGAAACGGATAATGCCGCTTTCTTGCCGCAGATTGAAAATGGGCATGGGGAGAAAATATTCGAGCGGATTCTAAGCGTGCTGAAGTCTCTGGATCAGTATGCAATCAGCAGCAGCGTCAAAATCCGGCTCGAGAATTAGGCTCCCTTCATGGCCGCGGGGCGCGATATTCGGCTTTCTTCTCGTTCAGCACCTGCTCCACTTTGGAAATATGCAGTTCCATCCGGGCCGTTGCTTCCTTCGTATCCTGATTGGCGATGGCTTCGTATATCCTGATATGCTCCTGCAGCAGCCGTTCCGCAGAGGAGCGTTCGGCGTAAAACCATAACGCACGCATATCCTTCATACTTTCATGCAGCTTGTTCGACAAAGACTCCATCAATTCGAGCAGCAGGGGATTGTGGGTCGCGATGCCGATCTGCTGATGGAATTGTACGTCGGCCTGCTCAATGAAATGCTCGTCTTCGGATTGTTTCATTTCCGTTATCAAACGCTCGAAAACGGCTATATCCTCATCCGTACGGTGATGTGCGGCAAGCGCGGCGCAGCCTGTTTCCAGCACGCGGCGGACTTCAAGAAGATGACGCAGCGAGGCTGCGCGCCCCTCCCATAAGTCAGCATACCGCTGCATAGGATGCACAGGTTCCGGCTCCGCTGGGAGCGCTTTGACGAAAGTGCCGCCGCCCTGCTTGATATCAAGCAGTCCCATGGCTTTGAGCGCACTAAGGGCTTCCCGGATGGTCGATCTGCCGACATTGTACTCGGCGGCCAGATCCACTACGGAAGATAGACGGTCCCCAGGCTGAAGCAGCCCTTCATCCATCTGTTTCTTCAAATCATTCATCACCCACTCGTATTGCTTGAGCGGTCTTTGCCGATTGTTCAATTCTTCTACTTCCTTTCTTGAATTCGCTGTAATTTTATTTTTTCACTCATCGCTGTAATTCTTTTCGCGCTTTTTCGCGTACGCACGTATAAACAATCTTTATACGAAAATGTGCTTTTGCGTTTTGAAACAAAACCCATAACATTTTCATCGTTGGTGGTGACCGTGAGATCATGTGGGCTTCTAACGAAACGTGATATCGCTATTTGCGCCAAAAGAGGCTTTTGAAAATTCCGACGAAACAGGGTATCGCTATGGAGCTAAATAAGCAGCTTTAAACCCGGATTTATCCCAAATAACGATCTGCAGTTTCATTAGATTTGATTGGCTTATGTTTTTCAGGCAATAGCGATCCATAGTTTCGTTAGAGATACAAATTCATGATTCAAATTTAAATTTTTTGATTTGGGTCTATTTTCGATTCATATATTCTAGTGTATACTTGGTCACAAGAAAAGTCATCAGATGACCTGATTAATTATATGACAAGGGGGGCTTTCCTTGCTGAAAGAAGAAGCGAAACGAGAACTTATTTCCATATTAGGCAGTGAATATGTTAAAGATGATCCGCAGTCTTTGGTAACCCATTCCTATGATGGAACGCCGATGCTGCAATCCTTGCCGGATGCCGTGGTATACCCGTCGAGCACAGAAGAGGTGTCGCAAATTATGAAAGTGCTGAGCAGACACCATATACCGGTTGTGGGCAGAGGTTCGGGCACCAATTTATGCGGCGGCACGGTACCTGTTCAGGGCGGCGTGGTGATGGTGATGCACCGGATGAACCGGATTGTGGAAGTAGATATGGAGAACCTGACGGCAACGGTGCAGCCGGGGTTGAATACGAAACAATTCAGCACCCATGTCGAAAGTTTGGGGTTATTTTATCCGCCGGATCCCAGCAGCATGTCCATCTCGACCATCGGGGGGAATATTGCTGAATGCTCGGGGGGATTGCGCGGCTTGAAATACGGAACGACCAAGGATTATGTGATCGGTCTGGAGGCGGTACTTGCAAACGGCGATATTATTCGCACAGGCGGCAAATTGATGAAGGATGTGGCCGGTTATGATCTGACCAAACTTCTGGTCGGCTCGGAAGGGACTTTGGCGATCATTACGGAAGCGATTCTGAAGCTGGTCCCGCCGCCAAAATACAAAAAGACGATGATTGCGATGTATAAGGATCTGTACGGTGCTGCGCGGACGGTATCCAAAATCATCGAAAACCGGATTATTCCGGCGACGCTCGAGATTCTTGATAACGCAACCATCCGCGTGGTGGATGACTTTGCGAAGCTGGGCCTGCCGCTTGATATGGAGGCTATTCTTATTATCGAACAGGATGGCGACGAAGAGGCCGTGGAACGGGACATCGCGGTCATTACGGAAGTTTGCAAAAGCGAAAATGCCGATCAGCTCAGCGTTGCGGCCAGCTATGAAGAGGCCGAGAAGCTGCTGACAGCCCGGCGCAGCGCTTTTACGGCCTTGGCCAGACTGCGGCCGACGACCATCTTGGAGGATGCAACCGTACCGCGCTCGAAAATTGCCGATATGGTGATTGAAATTAACCGGATCGCGAAAAAACATGAGGTGCAGATCAGTACTTTCGGCCATGCCGGTGATGGCAATTTACATCCGACGGCGACAACCGATGCCCGCAATAAAGAAGAGATCGAGCGGGTGGAAGCGGCCTTCGAGGAAATTTTTGAGGCAGCTATTCGTCTGGGAGGGACCATTACCGGCGAACATGGCGTCGGCATGGTGAAATCGCCGTATCTGGAATGGAAGGTTGGTCCGGCGGGAATCGAGGTTATGAAAGCGATTAAAAGTTCCTTCGACCCGCATAACCTTCTGAATCCCGGCAAGGTATTCGCGAAGGAAACACGGAAACGGGTGGTGATTCAACGTGGCTAAAGGGCAAACACAACAAGTGAATCCGCTGACCGAAAAGCTCCGTTTACGCCTCGATGAGGATCAATTGACCAACTGTATGCGCTGCGGTTTCTGCCTTCCGGCTTGCCCGACATTTGCGGAAACCGGCCTTGAGGCTGAATCCCCCCGGGGACGGATTGCCCTTATGAAAGCCGTCACGGACGGCATCATGGTTCCGGATCAGGCATTTGAAGATCAGATGAACCACTGCCTCGGCTGCCGCGCTTGCGAGCCTGCATGTCCGGCGGGAGTTAAGTACGGCCAGCTGATCGAGCAGGCCCGGGATGCCATTGAAGACCATAAAGAACATAAGCCGATGGTAAAGGTTACGCGCCATGCTGCTTTCAAAACGGTATTCCCGCATCAGAACCGGATGAAATGGCTGGGACGTGGACTTAAGTTTTACCAAAAATCCGGACTTCGTTCCGTAGCGCATGCAACGGGAGCGATGAAGCTATTCCCCAAGCATCTGCGCGATATGGAAAAGATTTTGCCGGACGCTTCCGGGCGCGGCGTCGCTGAGCTGATTGGCGATCATCATCCGGCGAAAGGCGAAAAAATCGCGACCGTGGCCCTGTTCAGGGGATGCATCATGGATGTTTTGTTTACCGAAACGAATATTCACACGGTAGAACTGCTGACGGAAGCGGGCTTTGAAGTGGTGATTCCGCGTGAGCAGAACTGCTGCGGAGCGCTGCTTACGCATAGCGGGGAAGCGGAAGGAGCGCGAGAACTGGCGAGACGGAATATCAAGACGTTTAAGGACGCGGGCGTGGACTATATCGTGTCTAATGCGGGCGGCTGCGGAGCGCTTCTGGTTGAATACGACCATCTGCTGCATGAAGATCCGCAGTGGCGGGACGATGCCGTTTGGTTTGCCGAGCGGGTCATCGATATCAGCGAGCTGCTTGTGCGTGCGGGAAGAAAGCTTGATTTCAGTCCAAATAGTGACAGGAAAAAGCCGGTGCGTATCACGTATCAGGATTCCTGCCATCTCCGCAACGTGATGCGTTCGGCGGATGCTCCGCGCCAATTAATGCGCCAGGTTGAGGGGGCGCAGTTCATCGAAATGAAAAATGCCGACCGCTGCTGCGGTTCGGCGGGGATCTACAATATTACGCAGCCGGCGATGGCCGGGCAAATTCTGGACCACAAAATGGGGCATGTCGAAGCCACCGAGGCCAGCTATTTGCTGACGAGCAATCCTGGCTGCCTGCTGCAAATGAAGCATGGCATCGAGGAGCATGGGCTGAGCGGCCAAATGAAGGCGGTCCACATCGTGGACTTCCTGCACGGGCAGTTGAAAAAATAGCCGCGTTTTCCGTATAGCGGAAGTACCTCCGGATAAGAAAGGGCTGCCTTCAAGCGAAAATTTTGCTTGAAGGCAGCCCTGTTTGCATGGGAGGTTGAAACGGTTCAAAACGGCTTTTCACAGCCGCTTCGGCAAGCTGGCGCGCCGTTTATTTATCGAGCTTAAAACGTTCGATCATGGTTTGCATGTCCACTGCCATCCGGGCAAGTCCGGCCGCGGAAGAACTGATTTCCTCCATGGATGCCAGCTGCTCCTGGCTGGCTGCGGTTACGCGTTCAAACGATGAGACCGTCTGCCGGGAGATACCGGCGACCTCGTGTACCGCAGCCGAGATTTCTTCGCTGCTGGCCGACATTTGCTCGGTGATTGCCGAAATATCCTGCACCTGATCCGAGATATGTTTGGCGGATTGTTCGATGTTTACAAAGGCTTCCAATGCCTCCGCGGTTACATCCAAACCTTGGTTCACATCGGCTTGTACCTTGTTTTTCATGACATCGAATGCGCTTGTGATCAGATCGGTCATTTTTACGATCGTCTGCTGGATCTCGTCAGCAGTGATGTTGGACTGGTCCGCAAGCTTGCGGACTTCGTCGGCAACGACCGCAAATCCCCGTCCGTGTTCGCCGGCACGGGCAGCTTCTATGGCCGCATTCAGCGACAGAAGGTTCGTTTGCTTGGAAATTTCCGAAATGGCCGTGCTCATGGCCGCAATATTGGCGCTGTGGTCGTGCAGCTGCTCCATCAGTTCGGCGGATTCAACCGTAGAGTGTCGGATGGTATCCATTTGGGCGCTGACTTGACGTATTTTTTGACTGCCCGCTTTCACATCGCCTTCGGTACGGCCTGCCGAATCAACGATCATCCCGGCGGATTCGGCGATTTTCTGGATTCCGCGCGTCATTTCCTCAAGGGTACGGGCGCTTTCCTCGGTTGCGAGGGCCTGGGTTGCCGCGCCTTCGGACGAATCCGAAATCAGGCCGGAGACCGTTTCAACCGATTGGGCATTCATTTCCGTGCTGGCAGTCAGCTCCTCGCTGGAAGCCGCCAGTTGGCCGGAAGTTTCGCTCATGTCCACCACCATGCTGCGTAGAGAAGCGACCATGCCGTTATAATTTTGCGCGAGGGTGCCGATTTCGTCCGTACGCTTGGTTACCACCTGCTCGTTCAGATGGCCTTCGCTAACCCGAATTGCGGATTGGTTCAACTGCTCGATCGGCCTTGTTATGCCTTTGATGATAAAGAACAGAATGACAAGAATGATAGCTACTGAAAGGACTAGTACGCCTATGGCTGTATATAGGATCGGGCGCATTGCATCGCTGTATTCGCTGTCGGGAAGAATGCCGACAATTTTGAACGATGTCAATCCATTCGTGGTGTAATATCCCCGCTGGAGCACATGAGTGTCAGGATTGTTGTAGTTGATGAAGCCGTTTTTTTGGCTGTTGATGACATCAACCTGCGCCCCGGTCGCTTTGTCCCCGATCTTTTTGGTTGGATGGGCCATCATAATATTGTTGCGGTCCATAACGTAGATGTATCCCTTGTTGCCAAGGTGAATATTGTTTACGGTTTTGTTTAGATCGTTAATGCTGAAACTGATGGTCACAGCGCCTTGCCCGTCAGGCAGCATTTTAGAAATGGTGAGCACGTAATTGCCGGTTGTTACCGAGATGGAGGGATCGGCGACCATCGCTTGGTTCGGATATTTTTTGGCGAGTTTGTACCACTCCCGGGTACGCGGGTCGTAATCCTGTTTGCCGGGATCGGGCGATTTCATCCAGACTCCCCGGTCATTGCCGATCGTTACGATTTCAGCCTCCGGATGCCGGGTTTTATAATCATCTATCAGCTTCCGAGCTTTAGGCGATTTCTGGTCGATATCTTCGGATGTAATTTGATCGGCGAGCATTTGTACGTTGGATATCTGCATTTGAACGAGGTTATCGATCAGGTTGTCAAGCAGGATGACACTGGATTTTGTCGTATCCTCCATTTTGTCCTGCAGTTGTCCTTGAGCGCTGTTAACGGAAAATAAGGCCACGATAACATTCGGTATGATAACCATTAGACTGATGATGAGTACAAGTCTGCTGCGGAGTCTTTTGATCCTGAACAAGCGCAAGGTTCCTTTCGGCTGTAATTTCAAATAAATTCCCCCAGATGAAAGTGTGATGTGGTCTCTTAAAAAGAGGTCCTCTCCTATATTTCGACAAAATCAGCACAATTTTTCATAGTAAAATTATAAAAAAACCTCTATCGATGAAATTCCCACAGAAACCAGACCGCACCCATAAGCTAACGAAACCTGCAATCATTATTCGGACAAAGATGAGCATTATATATTTCTAAACGAAACTTGTAATCGTTGGGCAAGAATGAGCATTAAATATTTTATAGGAAAATGTGCTTTTGCGTTTTGAGACAAAACCCATAACATTTCATCGTTGGTGGTGACCGTGAGGTCATGTAGGCTTCTAATGAAACCGGG
Encoded proteins:
- a CDS encoding DUF2339 domain-containing protein; its protein translation is MDLEKRIEQLETKMKHMELELTQLRQERREGIPSDAGQTKQAGQAVQSPPPNTGYRPEAGIPQGYAAHGRPGVPTQPFAQPGIPGSGVPEHQQQQSGIPGYQQQQQSGVNAQPYQGQVPYGYGQAQGGMTPPNQPGMNPYAYNNPQRPNIPMQPKPPKDWEHLIARVWLPRIFIVVLLLGVLWGFTAAVTAGYLTEPVRCLLGVVAAVVMYWLGERQIRSRREALGQVLLGGAIGVLILSVFAAHVLYDLIPSGLAFALYILSIALCVFTALRRRSQTLIIIATVAGYLIPFLVHSAHPNAWVFTGYETLFSLAMVYVALRFDFRAAYYVAIGVLHLPLLIGSVAGDFRGSRHVFITAVFVQHAALLAYAFLGAKRRKLDEILSLFPGFGLMALWIYALYPAIGDGIHWRPLMLIAWALIYSLAAFVKHIRSEQSPVFISMATAAWFLWAVDILNHSYSPAAAIVIGTAGLLLGFRISSYMQQITAAAAMAYGVSQTIILAIHDIISAESLSWLILLISLAVLAYFLRRMEERISIRNLPDVLMWVDALLMIIFLTQITNVLTADLTFDLRHLILSAVWAAYAIVVIVCGVLFQKLMVRFAGLALLFLTLVKVIIVDLPGVSVAVRAILFIGLGALGMLVSRFLYKRKNGPAAPPPSDENPIES
- a CDS encoding AEC family transporter yields the protein MIVTILLEVVLPVFVLIGCGSLMQRIFRLDLYTLSKINFYFITPAAVFMSMYHSDMSGTLLGTVVLFYGLYVFILWLIGTIVARSMKFPSSMRAAFNNSIMLDNSGNYGMPINALVFKGDPLAGSMQALIMSLQSLLTFTYGVIAIQGAKLKGNYRSMVIGFLKMPVPYALVLGIFLHVLHVPLPVFISQPLTYAQQSLVAVALLTLGAQIVKYPLRLYRLDIYISLFIRLIIGPVIGCGLVFALGLKGIPAQALLIASGMPSGVNTSILAEEYANEPDFAAQTVLLSTLFNVVTITGLISLAKMF
- a CDS encoding FadR/GntR family transcriptional regulator: MNNRQRPLKQYEWVMNDLKKQMDEGLLQPGDRLSSVVDLAAEYNVGRSTIREALSALKAMGLLDIKQGGGTFVKALPAEPEPVHPMQRYADLWEGRAASLRHLLEVRRVLETGCAALAAHHRTDEDIAVFERLITEMKQSEDEHFIEQADVQFHQQIGIATHNPLLLELMESLSNKLHESMKDMRALWFYAERSSAERLLQEHIRIYEAIANQDTKEATARMELHISKVEQVLNEKKAEYRAPRP
- a CDS encoding FAD-binding oxidoreductase, which translates into the protein MLKEEAKRELISILGSEYVKDDPQSLVTHSYDGTPMLQSLPDAVVYPSSTEEVSQIMKVLSRHHIPVVGRGSGTNLCGGTVPVQGGVVMVMHRMNRIVEVDMENLTATVQPGLNTKQFSTHVESLGLFYPPDPSSMSISTIGGNIAECSGGLRGLKYGTTKDYVIGLEAVLANGDIIRTGGKLMKDVAGYDLTKLLVGSEGTLAIITEAILKLVPPPKYKKTMIAMYKDLYGAARTVSKIIENRIIPATLEILDNATIRVVDDFAKLGLPLDMEAILIIEQDGDEEAVERDIAVITEVCKSENADQLSVAASYEEAEKLLTARRSAFTALARLRPTTILEDATVPRSKIADMVIEINRIAKKHEVQISTFGHAGDGNLHPTATTDARNKEEIERVEAAFEEIFEAAIRLGGTITGEHGVGMVKSPYLEWKVGPAGIEVMKAIKSSFDPHNLLNPGKVFAKETRKRVVIQRG
- a CDS encoding (Fe-S)-binding protein: MAKGQTQQVNPLTEKLRLRLDEDQLTNCMRCGFCLPACPTFAETGLEAESPRGRIALMKAVTDGIMVPDQAFEDQMNHCLGCRACEPACPAGVKYGQLIEQARDAIEDHKEHKPMVKVTRHAAFKTVFPHQNRMKWLGRGLKFYQKSGLRSVAHATGAMKLFPKHLRDMEKILPDASGRGVAELIGDHHPAKGEKIATVALFRGCIMDVLFTETNIHTVELLTEAGFEVVIPREQNCCGALLTHSGEAEGARELARRNIKTFKDAGVDYIVSNAGGCGALLVEYDHLLHEDPQWRDDAVWFAERVIDISELLVRAGRKLDFSPNSDRKKPVRITYQDSCHLRNVMRSADAPRQLMRQVEGAQFIEMKNADRCCGSAGIYNITQPAMAGQILDHKMGHVEATEASYLLTSNPGCLLQMKHGIEEHGLSGQMKAVHIVDFLHGQLKK
- a CDS encoding methyl-accepting chemotaxis protein, coding for MKLQPKGTLRLFRIKRLRSRLVLIISLMVIIPNVIVALFSVNSAQGQLQDKMEDTTKSSVILLDNLIDNLVQMQISNVQMLADQITSEDIDQKSPKARKLIDDYKTRHPEAEIVTIGNDRGVWMKSPDPGKQDYDPRTREWYKLAKKYPNQAMVADPSISVTTGNYVLTISKMLPDGQGAVTISFSINDLNKTVNNIHLGNKGYIYVMDRNNIMMAHPTKKIGDKATGAQVDVINSQKNGFINYNNPDTHVLQRGYYTTNGLTSFKIVGILPDSEYSDAMRPILYTAIGVLVLSVAIILVILFFIIKGITRPIEQLNQSAIRVSEGHLNEQVVTKRTDEIGTLAQNYNGMVASLRSMVVDMSETSGQLAASSEELTASTEMNAQSVETVSGLISDSSEGAATQALATEESARTLEEMTRGIQKIAESAGMIVDSAGRTEGDVKAGSQKIRQVSAQMDTIRHSTVESAELMEQLHDHSANIAAMSTAISEISKQTNLLSLNAAIEAARAGEHGRGFAVVADEVRKLADQSNITADEIQQTIVKMTDLITSAFDVMKNKVQADVNQGLDVTAEALEAFVNIEQSAKHISDQVQDISAITEQMSASSEEISAAVHEVAGISRQTVSSFERVTAASQEQLASMEEISSSAAGLARMAVDMQTMIERFKLDK